The Streptomyces sp. NBC_00344 genome includes a window with the following:
- a CDS encoding TIM-barrel domain-containing protein, producing MTLAGTGAASPGGTNSQAPPTVSSGDARFEILSPTVVRTEYAGDGTYTDDPTFNAIGRGGFTPTAYTTNTTNGWLTLSTSALTLRYQVGSGQFNARNLSVQVAAGGDRVTATPWQQLTCTVDALCEAENLRSSGLGTATDHAGYTGAGFVAGFESTGSSVSADIDVTASGSYRFALRYANSTGGDGHSETRSLTLSVDGGAPHKVDLPATADWDSWKQATAGVQLSAGHHTIALTRTAADSGNVNIDSVALINSGGAYPPVSRTAIPDCRYGVSCEAEDGRIGGTAITAGDHKGYAGRGFVAELNQGASVTSHVVDVPADGSYALQVRYANGVGSDGHHQARTATVSTGGATQSLSLPVTDNWDTWQTASVPVTLEAGANDITINCPDASSCHVNADTIAVTATAVHAPPPHVALGGYRRGLDGVTGNDDALVTTPGLLNKDGWYLLDDTTSALYDSASEKVTPRPDHGGAPYQDGYVFGYGHNYKRGLTDLATLTGPPALLPQWAYGVWYSEYIDRTAADYEHAILPAFRSEGVPLDVLVTDTDFKAVNNWSGWEMDPAKFPDSKAFFDWSASQGLHNSLNVHPSILASDPQFAQAQATAKGKLKKGGCASGAGVEDNCYTFDFGDPDQLKAYMDLHRTMNQQGNDLWWLDWCCDSSQSSLPGVTPDAWINQQYAAASAEAPGRGFVLSRAYGSLQAGGYSGQQGLPTGPWADKRSTVHFTGDTSSTWGTLKLEVGYTPGESAATGMAAITHDIGGHNDTTGLTGSETYKDGSQTRTTHKLPDDLYARWVQFGAFQPIDRLHSNHSDRLPWQYGTAARQSADKFLNLRENLVPYTYTLADEANRTGVPIVRPTYLEYPDESQAYATAGSEYFYGSDVLVAPVTTAGASATTSVWFPPGTWTDYFTGKTYTGGTTQNVTTGLDSMPVFVKAGGILPTRTHNVADNDRNPMTDLTLTIGAGAPGSYSLYEDNGTSTESGGSATTRIRYKESGSRHTVSISPTHSSFHGQVKDRQWTLSILGVSAPAHVTAAGRSLSPHACHWDSATEVLSIVLPRQNVHSPITVTYQ from the coding sequence ATGACGCTGGCCGGCACCGGTGCCGCGTCTCCGGGTGGGACGAACAGCCAGGCACCACCCACGGTGTCGTCCGGCGACGCCCGCTTCGAGATCCTGTCGCCGACGGTGGTCCGCACCGAATACGCGGGCGACGGCACGTACACCGATGACCCGACGTTCAACGCCATCGGTCGCGGCGGTTTCACTCCCACGGCATACACCACGAACACGACCAACGGCTGGCTCACCCTCTCCACGAGCGCGCTGACCCTGCGCTATCAGGTCGGGTCGGGGCAGTTCAACGCCCGGAACCTGTCCGTGCAGGTGGCGGCGGGAGGCGACCGGGTGACCGCCACCCCGTGGCAGCAACTGACATGCACTGTCGACGCGTTGTGTGAGGCCGAGAACCTGCGGTCCAGCGGGCTCGGCACCGCCACGGACCATGCGGGCTACACCGGCGCCGGCTTCGTCGCCGGATTCGAGAGCACGGGCAGCTCGGTGTCGGCTGACATCGATGTCACGGCGTCCGGCAGTTACCGGTTCGCCTTGCGGTACGCCAACTCCACCGGTGGCGACGGTCATTCCGAGACCCGCAGCCTGACTCTCTCCGTGGACGGCGGCGCACCACACAAGGTGGACCTGCCTGCCACCGCCGACTGGGATTCCTGGAAGCAGGCCACCGCGGGCGTCCAACTCAGCGCGGGTCACCACACGATCGCCCTGACCCGGACAGCGGCGGACTCCGGCAACGTCAATATCGACAGCGTCGCACTCATCAACTCCGGTGGCGCCTATCCCCCGGTCTCCCGCACTGCGATCCCCGACTGCCGGTACGGGGTGAGCTGCGAGGCTGAAGACGGGCGCATCGGGGGCACGGCGATCACAGCCGGCGATCACAAGGGGTACGCCGGCCGCGGGTTCGTCGCGGAACTCAATCAGGGGGCGAGCGTGACCAGCCACGTGGTCGACGTCCCCGCCGACGGCTCGTACGCCCTCCAGGTCCGCTATGCCAACGGCGTCGGCAGTGACGGCCACCATCAGGCACGTACCGCCACCGTGTCCACCGGCGGTGCGACGCAGTCCCTGTCCCTGCCCGTGACCGACAACTGGGACACCTGGCAGACGGCGTCGGTGCCCGTCACCCTTGAAGCAGGCGCCAACGACATCACCATCAACTGTCCTGACGCCTCCAGTTGCCATGTCAACGCTGACACGATCGCCGTCACGGCGACCGCGGTGCACGCCCCGCCCCCACATGTGGCGCTCGGCGGGTATCGCCGCGGCCTGGACGGCGTCACCGGCAACGACGACGCCCTGGTGACCACGCCCGGACTACTCAACAAAGACGGCTGGTATCTGCTCGACGACACCACGTCGGCGCTGTACGACAGCGCATCCGAGAAGGTCACTCCGCGCCCCGACCATGGTGGCGCGCCCTACCAGGACGGCTACGTCTTCGGTTACGGACACAACTACAAGCGGGGGCTCACCGACCTTGCCACCCTGACCGGGCCGCCCGCGCTGCTACCGCAGTGGGCGTACGGAGTCTGGTACTCGGAGTACATCGACCGCACAGCGGCGGACTACGAGCACGCGATCCTGCCGGCCTTCCGGTCCGAGGGTGTCCCGCTCGACGTGCTCGTCACCGACACGGACTTCAAGGCCGTGAACAACTGGAGCGGCTGGGAGATGGACCCCGCGAAGTTCCCCGACTCCAAGGCATTCTTCGACTGGTCGGCCTCCCAGGGGCTGCACAACTCGCTCAACGTGCACCCCAGCATCCTTGCGTCCGATCCCCAGTTCGCCCAAGCGCAGGCCACGGCCAAGGGCAAGCTCAAGAAGGGCGGCTGCGCCTCGGGCGCCGGCGTCGAGGACAACTGCTACACATTCGACTTCGGCGACCCGGATCAGCTCAAGGCGTACATGGACCTGCACCGGACCATGAACCAGCAGGGCAACGACCTCTGGTGGCTCGATTGGTGCTGCGACTCGTCGCAGTCGTCGCTGCCGGGTGTCACCCCGGACGCGTGGATCAACCAGCAGTACGCCGCCGCTTCCGCCGAGGCCCCCGGACGGGGCTTCGTCCTCTCCCGTGCGTACGGTTCGCTGCAGGCCGGCGGATACAGCGGCCAGCAGGGACTGCCGACCGGGCCGTGGGCGGACAAGCGCAGCACCGTCCACTTCACCGGCGACACCTCCTCCACGTGGGGCACCCTGAAGCTCGAGGTCGGCTACACCCCGGGCGAGTCCGCCGCGACCGGGATGGCGGCCATCACACACGACATCGGCGGCCACAACGACACGACGGGGCTGACCGGTTCGGAGACCTACAAGGACGGCAGCCAGACCCGCACCACACACAAGCTGCCGGACGATCTGTACGCCCGCTGGGTCCAGTTCGGGGCCTTCCAGCCGATCGACCGCCTCCACAGCAACCACAGCGACCGGCTGCCGTGGCAGTACGGCACCGCGGCGCGCCAATCGGCCGACAAGTTCCTCAATCTCCGCGAGAACCTGGTGCCATACACCTATACGCTCGCCGACGAGGCGAACCGCACCGGTGTTCCGATCGTCCGCCCCACCTACCTGGAATACCCCGACGAATCCCAGGCGTACGCGACGGCGGGCAGTGAGTACTTCTACGGCTCCGACGTCCTGGTCGCCCCGGTGACCACGGCGGGCGCCTCGGCCACCACCTCGGTCTGGTTCCCGCCCGGCACGTGGACCGACTATTTCACCGGCAAGACGTACACCGGCGGTACGACGCAGAACGTCACCACCGGCCTCGACTCGATGCCGGTGTTCGTCAAGGCCGGCGGCATCCTGCCCACCCGCACCCACAACGTCGCAGACAACGACCGGAACCCCATGACCGATCTCACGCTGACCATCGGCGCGGGCGCTCCGGGCTCGTACAGCCTCTACGAGGACAACGGCACGTCCACGGAGAGCGGCGGGAGCGCCACCACAAGGATTCGGTACAAGGAGTCCGGATCGCGCCACACGGTGTCGATCAGCCCCACCCACAGCTCCTTCCACGGGCAGGTGAAGGACCGCCAGTGGACCCTGTCCATACTCGGGGTGAGCGCACCCGCGCATGTCACTGCCGCCGGCAGGAGCCTGTCCCCGCACGCCTGCCACTGGGACAGCGCAACGGAAGTCCTGAGCATTGTCCTCCCGCGTCAGAACGTGCACAGCCCGATCACGGTCACCTATCAGTGA
- a CDS encoding GH92 family glycosyl hydrolase, whose protein sequence is MRAWKRVFAALLLATTVAAASTTPGVADAGERAPRFADDPTTLVDTSIGNNGDGTTFPGAAVPFGMVQLSPDTQLNKYASYDYEQDTILGFSHTHLSGVGCQTMGNFRFMPTTGAVTSSDPAQYGAKFSHDNETRAPGYYGVKFDNGIQAELSATQRTGQHRYTYPAGSGPENVLIETGESNGSTYAGDVHVVGNDTVEGWLQGGNFCGETGKERYRIYFSAKFDRKFSSFGTWTDGTITPNQRDASRGTKRAGAYATFDPAKGDQVGTSVGLSYTSIDGARLNRKAEQPKSFDKARTAAHNTWQEELNRMRVAGGSTADQRTYYSALYHSVLHPSIGSDVDNRYRGLDDQVHRADSTYYQMFSLWDTYRSQNQLVDLLNPDKATDMAKSVLHIYQDGGWLPRWALGNSETNVMSGDPITPWIVDIYNRGLLDNRTARLLFGALWKNVNDVPADQSTFRGRDGNPTYVKNGWVGYQNLPGYKYGDSRQAGSATLEYALADCALSTMAGGLGYKDKAATLATRCDNFTKLWDPTVTSQGFSGFPVARNADGTVAGDPDPAQAGAFHEGTAWQYEWLAPQDPQTLFGLMGGPSQAEQRLDKFFDMPTVLTDPAKAASDSWVTGAYDYHNNFAFNPNNEPDFHTPWMYTWTGAPWKTSAVLRAMRTLFTDNVYGMPGNDDLGATSSLLVFAMAGIFEAQPGSASYVITAPMFDKVEVRPEHGRTISIDAPGANASKLQYVSSVDTDKGKLSRSWLSHKDLLRSGTIKIKLADKPTSWGVNAAPPAMARP, encoded by the coding sequence ATGAGAGCGTGGAAACGCGTGTTCGCCGCCTTGTTGCTCGCCACCACCGTGGCCGCGGCATCCACCACCCCCGGTGTCGCAGACGCCGGGGAGCGGGCGCCGAGGTTCGCCGATGACCCCACCACGCTGGTCGACACGTCGATCGGCAACAACGGTGACGGGACCACTTTCCCGGGCGCCGCCGTCCCGTTCGGCATGGTGCAGCTGAGCCCGGACACGCAGCTCAACAAGTACGCTTCCTATGACTACGAGCAGGACACGATCCTCGGCTTCAGTCACACGCACCTCTCGGGCGTCGGCTGCCAGACGATGGGCAACTTCCGATTCATGCCGACCACCGGTGCGGTGACGTCGTCCGACCCGGCGCAGTACGGCGCAAAATTCAGCCACGACAACGAGACCCGCGCACCCGGCTATTACGGCGTGAAGTTCGACAACGGTATCCAGGCCGAGCTTTCCGCGACGCAGCGGACCGGCCAGCACCGCTACACGTACCCCGCCGGATCAGGTCCCGAGAATGTGCTCATCGAGACCGGTGAGAGCAACGGTAGCACCTATGCCGGCGACGTCCACGTGGTCGGCAATGACACCGTCGAAGGCTGGCTCCAGGGCGGCAACTTCTGCGGTGAGACCGGCAAGGAGCGCTACCGGATCTATTTCAGCGCCAAGTTCGACCGGAAGTTCTCGAGCTTCGGCACCTGGACCGACGGCACCATCACTCCGAACCAGCGCGACGCGTCGCGCGGCACCAAGCGCGCCGGCGCCTATGCGACATTCGACCCGGCCAAGGGCGACCAGGTCGGCACTTCGGTGGGTCTGTCCTACACCTCGATCGACGGCGCGCGCCTCAACCGCAAGGCGGAGCAGCCGAAGTCGTTCGACAAGGCACGCACCGCCGCGCACAACACCTGGCAGGAGGAGCTGAACCGCATGCGCGTGGCCGGCGGCAGCACCGCCGACCAGCGCACGTACTACAGCGCGCTGTACCACTCGGTGCTGCACCCGTCGATCGGGTCCGATGTGGACAACCGCTACCGCGGCCTCGACGACCAAGTGCACCGCGCGGATTCCACGTATTACCAGATGTTCTCGCTCTGGGACACCTACCGCTCGCAGAACCAGCTGGTCGACCTGCTGAACCCGGACAAGGCCACTGATATGGCCAAGTCCGTGCTGCACATCTACCAGGACGGTGGCTGGCTGCCGCGCTGGGCACTCGGCAACAGCGAGACCAACGTGATGAGCGGCGACCCCATCACCCCCTGGATCGTCGACATCTACAACCGCGGCCTCCTCGACAACCGCACAGCGCGACTGCTCTTCGGTGCGCTGTGGAAGAACGTCAACGATGTCCCCGCGGACCAGTCGACGTTCCGCGGTCGTGACGGCAACCCCACATACGTCAAGAACGGCTGGGTCGGCTACCAGAACCTGCCCGGTTACAAGTACGGCGACAGCCGGCAGGCGGGCTCGGCCACACTCGAGTACGCGCTCGCCGACTGCGCGCTGTCCACGATGGCCGGCGGCCTCGGTTACAAGGACAAGGCCGCGACGCTCGCCACACGCTGCGACAACTTCACCAAACTCTGGGACCCCACCGTCACATCACAGGGCTTCTCCGGGTTCCCGGTCGCCAGGAACGCGGACGGCACCGTTGCAGGCGACCCCGATCCCGCCCAGGCCGGCGCGTTCCACGAGGGCACCGCGTGGCAGTACGAATGGCTCGCCCCGCAGGACCCGCAGACCCTCTTCGGGCTTATGGGCGGCCCCTCGCAGGCCGAGCAGCGGCTCGACAAGTTCTTCGACATGCCGACCGTGCTCACCGACCCGGCGAAGGCCGCCTCGGACTCGTGGGTGACCGGTGCGTACGACTACCACAACAACTTCGCCTTCAACCCCAACAACGAGCCCGACTTCCACACGCCGTGGATGTACACGTGGACGGGCGCGCCGTGGAAGACCTCCGCCGTACTGCGCGCGATGCGGACGCTCTTCACCGACAACGTGTACGGAATGCCCGGTAATGACGACCTCGGCGCCACCTCGTCGCTGCTCGTCTTCGCCATGGCCGGCATCTTCGAGGCCCAGCCCGGCTCCGCCTCCTACGTGATCACCGCGCCCATGTTCGACAAGGTCGAGGTCCGGCCTGAACACGGCCGCACGATCAGCATCGACGCCCCGGGCGCCAACGCCTCGAAGCTGCAGTACGTGTCCTCCGTGGACACGGACAAGGGCAAGCTGAGCCGGAGCTGGCTGTCCCACAAGGACCTGCTCCGCTCCGGCACGATCAAGATCAAGCTCGCCGACAAGCCGACGAGTTGGGGCGTCAACGCCGCCCCGCCCGCCATGGCCCGGCCCTGA
- a CDS encoding DUF5996 family protein: protein MWPRLQVADWAETRDTLHMWTQIIGKIRLAQSPMMNHWWQVPLYVSARGLCTSLIPYGPRGFDMEINLCDHQLCIRSCAEERLIALESKPVADFYRETMRALGDLGIEIEIQPHPNEVHPAIPFADDFTHTTYVAEHAHAFWGQLMAANRVFTEFRCRFIGKVSPVHLFWGAMDLAVTRFSGRTAPRHPGGAPNVGSWVMVEGYSHELSSAGFWPGGGGEGSFYAYAYPEPDGFAERPVGPAEAYYSPENGQFLLPYEAVRTASDPDGTLIEFLQTTYEAAADLADWDRDALEDDPARRAGPR from the coding sequence ATGTGGCCGCGGCTGCAGGTCGCCGACTGGGCGGAGACGCGGGACACACTGCACATGTGGACCCAGATCATCGGGAAAATCCGTCTGGCGCAGTCCCCGATGATGAACCACTGGTGGCAGGTACCGCTCTACGTCTCCGCGCGCGGGTTGTGCACTTCGCTGATCCCGTATGGGCCGCGGGGGTTCGACATGGAGATCAACTTGTGTGATCACCAGCTGTGCATCCGCTCCTGTGCCGAGGAACGCCTCATCGCCCTCGAATCCAAGCCGGTGGCCGACTTCTACCGCGAGACGATGCGCGCACTGGGTGACTTGGGGATCGAGATAGAGATCCAGCCGCATCCCAACGAGGTGCACCCCGCTATTCCCTTCGCTGACGACTTCACGCACACCACCTATGTCGCAGAGCATGCCCATGCCTTCTGGGGGCAACTCATGGCTGCCAACCGGGTGTTCACCGAATTTCGGTGCCGGTTCATCGGCAAGGTCAGCCCTGTCCACCTCTTCTGGGGTGCCATGGACCTGGCCGTCACGCGATTCTCCGGGCGTACCGCACCGCGCCACCCCGGTGGTGCGCCCAACGTCGGCAGCTGGGTCATGGTGGAGGGTTATTCTCACGAGCTCAGCAGCGCCGGGTTCTGGCCGGGCGGCGGGGGCGAGGGGTCGTTCTATGCCTACGCCTACCCCGAACCCGACGGCTTCGCCGAACGCCCGGTCGGTCCCGCCGAGGCGTACTACAGCCCTGAGAACGGCCAGTTCCTGCTGCCCTACGAGGCGGTGCGTACCGCCTCCGACCCGGACGGGACGCTCATCGAGTTCCTGCAGACGACGTACGAGGCCGCCGCCGATCTCGCCGACTGGGACCGCGACGCCCTCGAGGACGACCCCGCCCGCCGGGCCGGTCCCCGATGA
- a CDS encoding SpoIIE family protein phosphatase, whose product MDASPGRHGPLGPDLDEAVLWALFSESPIGLRVMDTELRLLRFNSAARHASAFPLDDALGCHLAEWAGDFYSEAVGAMIQGVLDTGAPAIDVELSGHVHPDSDERVLSVSCFRLTGEGGHVLGLAAAIVDVTEQHRSHARLDLLQQAGKRLGTTLDIFGTAQELADELVPALAGCAVVEVLDSVLRGEASLPGPLLENKPLRCAGRSFGAGSVAAAVAEIGEVAALSFATPFAQCLSDLRPRLVRSLSRAASWLEREPQRGRHITEAGAHSMMVLPLAARGVVLGVAHCYRLRAADPFEDDDLTLAAELADRAALCLDNARLYNRERSAASILQLSLRPAQVTDHTAVETAFSYRPFGAGGDWFDVIPLSGARVALAAGDTAGRGMQAAATMGEVRAAVGVLAVLDLPPGEVLERLHALVTRIAGERPGRQDSSDGGCSDDTTCLYIVYDPVSRRCTMAGAGHSPPVVAFPDGRVEHARVPFGPPLGHGSPEYRTTELDLPEGSILTLANAALLRTRSDAREEHPARIKEALLPTSRPLQEICDEVLYALAPERAENDAVLLLARTRSLGPDQVGSWTLSNDPAAVAGARESVEAKLADWGLEQHSFTTALVISELVTNAVRYSDGDIDLRLVLDGPSLVCEVTDDSSTAPHLRHAEEGDEGGRGLYITSQVSTRWGTRPEARGKTIWAELALTDNG is encoded by the coding sequence ATGGATGCGTCACCGGGCAGGCACGGCCCGCTGGGGCCGGACCTGGATGAAGCCGTCCTCTGGGCGCTCTTCTCCGAGTCTCCCATCGGTCTCCGTGTGATGGACACGGAGCTGCGACTCCTGCGGTTCAACAGCGCCGCCCGGCACGCGTCCGCATTTCCCTTGGACGATGCTCTCGGCTGTCATCTTGCGGAGTGGGCGGGCGACTTCTACTCCGAGGCCGTTGGGGCCATGATCCAGGGAGTCCTGGACACCGGTGCACCGGCGATCGACGTCGAACTCAGCGGCCATGTCCATCCTGACTCCGACGAGAGGGTACTCTCCGTCTCCTGTTTCCGGCTGACGGGCGAGGGGGGCCACGTTCTGGGGCTTGCCGCAGCGATCGTGGACGTCACCGAACAGCATCGATCTCATGCACGGCTCGACCTGCTCCAGCAGGCGGGCAAACGACTCGGCACCACCTTGGACATCTTTGGCACCGCGCAGGAACTCGCCGACGAACTGGTGCCGGCGCTGGCCGGTTGCGCGGTCGTCGAAGTGCTGGACTCCGTGTTGCGCGGCGAGGCTTCCCTCCCCGGCCCGCTGCTCGAGAACAAGCCGCTGCGGTGCGCCGGCCGCAGTTTCGGTGCCGGATCAGTAGCGGCTGCGGTCGCCGAGATCGGCGAGGTAGCTGCTCTGTCGTTCGCGACTCCCTTCGCCCAGTGCCTGTCCGACCTCCGGCCACGCCTCGTCAGATCGCTGAGCCGGGCCGCCTCTTGGCTGGAGCGGGAGCCACAGCGGGGCCGCCATATCACCGAAGCAGGCGCACACTCGATGATGGTGCTGCCGCTGGCCGCCCGCGGTGTCGTTCTGGGGGTAGCACATTGTTACCGACTACGTGCCGCCGACCCCTTCGAGGATGATGATCTTACGCTGGCCGCCGAACTCGCGGACCGGGCGGCTTTGTGCCTCGACAACGCCCGGCTGTACAACCGGGAAAGATCGGCAGCCAGCATTCTCCAGCTCAGTCTCCGACCGGCCCAGGTCACCGACCACACTGCGGTGGAGACGGCTTTCAGCTATCGTCCGTTCGGCGCGGGCGGCGACTGGTTCGACGTCATCCCACTGTCCGGGGCCAGGGTGGCCCTGGCCGCTGGGGACACCGCCGGTCGGGGTATGCAAGCGGCAGCCACCATGGGCGAGGTCAGGGCCGCTGTCGGCGTTCTGGCCGTTCTCGACCTCCCGCCGGGCGAGGTCCTGGAACGTCTGCACGCCTTGGTGACCCGCATTGCGGGAGAGCGGCCGGGTCGTCAGGACAGCAGCGATGGTGGCTGCTCGGACGACACCACGTGTCTGTACATCGTCTACGACCCCGTATCCCGGCGCTGCACGATGGCAGGCGCTGGTCATTCGCCGCCGGTCGTGGCCTTTCCCGACGGCAGGGTCGAGCACGCCAGGGTACCTTTTGGTCCGCCGCTGGGCCACGGGTCGCCGGAGTACCGGACAACGGAGTTGGATCTCCCGGAAGGAAGCATTCTGACGCTTGCCAACGCAGCGCTGCTGCGTACAAGGTCAGACGCTCGGGAGGAGCACCCGGCTCGCATCAAGGAAGCACTGCTGCCCACCAGCAGACCCCTGCAGGAGATCTGCGACGAAGTCCTGTACGCGTTGGCGCCTGAGCGAGCGGAGAACGATGCGGTGCTCCTGCTTGCGCGTACCCGCAGCCTGGGACCTGACCAGGTCGGCTCCTGGACGCTGTCCAACGATCCCGCCGCAGTTGCCGGAGCACGTGAGTCGGTTGAGGCCAAACTGGCGGATTGGGGGCTCGAGCAGCACTCGTTCACGACAGCCCTGGTGATCAGCGAACTCGTCACCAATGCCGTCCGGTACTCCGACGGCGACATCGATCTGCGCCTCGTGCTCGACGGGCCATCCCTGGTCTGTGAAGTTACCGACGACAGCAGCACGGCCCCACACCTCCGGCACGCCGAGGAGGGCGATGAAGGCGGACGAGGCCTCTACATCACGTCGCAGGTCAGCACCCGGTGGGGGACCCGGCCGGAGGCCCGGGGTAAGACCATCTGGGCCGAGCTGGCCCTGACCGACAACGGCTGA
- a CDS encoding response regulator, whose protein sequence is MTTPPDDTTGPPLTVILCDDNAMLLDTLREVLQAQSDLDVVGTAVNGEQAIRLVRRHEPDLVVLDVRFPGGGPSVAKGIARCSPDSRIVAFSAYEDKGSVEEMRRAGVCEYVLKGVTNREFLAALRRGGTTG, encoded by the coding sequence GTGACCACGCCACCGGACGACACCACCGGCCCACCCCTCACCGTGATCCTGTGTGACGACAACGCGATGCTTCTGGACACCCTGCGCGAGGTCCTGCAGGCACAGTCCGATCTGGACGTCGTAGGCACCGCCGTGAACGGCGAGCAGGCGATCCGACTCGTACGCCGCCATGAACCGGACCTCGTGGTCCTGGACGTCCGCTTCCCCGGCGGCGGCCCCTCCGTCGCCAAGGGCATCGCACGATGCTCACCGGACAGCCGGATCGTGGCGTTCTCCGCCTACGAAGACAAGGGGTCTGTCGAGGAGATGAGGCGCGCCGGCGTCTGCGAGTACGTACTCAAAGGCGTCACCAACCGGGAGTTCCTCGCAGCTCTTCGCCGAGGGGGGACGACCGGATGA